One region of Brachybacterium saurashtrense genomic DNA includes:
- a CDS encoding type I restriction-modification system subunit M: MAESAEASRKTTARIVWDTADKYLRNIVDEEDYGDYILPFTVLRRLECMLADSKDDVIKYVDAFAGMPQHLIDIAVKDRFGLGFYNVSPLDLATIASVDDNVDKSLKSYIDGFSNNIADIWVSFDFNRRAKVLADANRLHAVVKHFSTLDLSPNSLSDTSMGDVFEDVMYRAFNKKGKAAGNFYTPRDAIRLMVDVLISNDDDTIAADHAARSVYDPTAGSGGMLLIAQEALKGTNGKVDVTLYGQELMPSAFALGKADLLIQGGRPDAIKKGNTLVEDLYADQTFDYVLSNPPFGIDWEVEEESVREQAKIPGSRFSHGLPGTSDGQMLFLAHCASKLSPAGKNGQGGRAAVVSNQSPLFNSDNGPNSIRQWLLEEDLIDAIIALPTSMFYGTGIATYVWILDANKDSERKGKIQLIDGSGQWDSLRKPMGDKRREVGKDHRAKLLEAYKAFEYADPTISRVMTPEDFMFRDVPVYKQARFATRFSEEAVEAVGGRRDFAEGHEAIMRSLDGTAWNDLPKAFLLAAKAAGLKAPVGLIDAVMKAMAVPDDSAPLAVDRKGKSVIVPGWKITERVPLSEDLNDHMEREVLPYAPGAQWDENKAKHGTDIPFTRIFYVPEEPRPLASIDADVERLMADLATAFKGVSEE; this comes from the coding sequence ATGGCCGAGTCGGCAGAGGCATCCAGGAAGACCACGGCGAGGATCGTCTGGGACACCGCGGACAAGTACCTGCGCAACATCGTCGATGAAGAGGACTACGGCGACTACATCCTGCCGTTCACCGTGCTCCGTCGCCTGGAATGCATGCTCGCCGACAGCAAGGACGACGTCATCAAGTACGTCGACGCCTTCGCCGGCATGCCCCAGCACCTCATCGACATCGCAGTCAAGGACCGGTTCGGTCTGGGCTTCTACAACGTCTCGCCGCTCGATCTCGCGACCATCGCCTCGGTCGACGACAACGTGGACAAGTCGCTCAAGAGCTACATCGACGGGTTCTCGAACAACATCGCCGACATCTGGGTCTCGTTCGACTTCAACCGGCGCGCGAAGGTGCTTGCCGATGCCAACCGTCTGCACGCCGTCGTCAAGCACTTCTCCACGCTCGACCTCAGTCCGAACAGCCTCAGCGACACGAGCATGGGCGACGTGTTCGAGGACGTCATGTACCGGGCCTTCAACAAGAAGGGGAAGGCGGCGGGCAACTTCTACACCCCGCGCGACGCGATCCGCCTCATGGTCGACGTGCTCATCAGCAATGACGACGACACGATCGCCGCCGACCACGCCGCACGCTCGGTCTACGATCCAACGGCCGGCTCGGGCGGGATGCTGCTGATCGCCCAGGAAGCGCTGAAGGGAACCAATGGCAAGGTCGACGTCACGCTCTACGGTCAGGAGCTCATGCCGTCTGCGTTCGCGCTAGGCAAAGCCGACCTGCTGATCCAGGGCGGTCGCCCCGACGCGATCAAGAAGGGCAACACCCTCGTCGAGGACCTCTACGCGGATCAGACGTTCGACTACGTGCTCTCGAATCCGCCGTTCGGGATCGACTGGGAGGTCGAGGAGGAGTCGGTGCGCGAACAGGCGAAGATCCCGGGCTCGCGATTCAGCCATGGCTTGCCTGGCACCTCCGACGGTCAGATGCTGTTTCTGGCGCACTGCGCGTCGAAGCTCAGCCCAGCAGGCAAGAACGGCCAGGGCGGGCGGGCCGCTGTGGTCTCGAACCAGTCGCCGCTGTTCAACAGCGATAACGGGCCGAACTCGATCCGCCAGTGGCTGCTCGAGGAGGACCTCATCGATGCGATCATCGCCCTGCCCACGAGCATGTTCTACGGCACCGGCATCGCGACCTACGTCTGGATCCTCGACGCGAACAAGGACTCGGAGCGCAAGGGGAAGATCCAGCTCATCGATGGCTCCGGACAGTGGGATTCGCTCCGAAAGCCCATGGGCGACAAGCGCCGCGAGGTAGGCAAGGACCATCGGGCCAAACTGCTGGAGGCCTACAAGGCGTTTGAGTACGCGGATCCGACGATCTCGCGCGTGATGACGCCCGAGGACTTCATGTTCCGCGACGTGCCCGTGTACAAGCAGGCACGGTTCGCGACGCGCTTCAGCGAGGAAGCTGTCGAAGCCGTCGGCGGTCGCCGGGACTTCGCCGAAGGGCACGAGGCGATCATGCGCTCCCTCGACGGCACCGCTTGGAACGACTTGCCGAAGGCGTTCCTTCTCGCTGCGAAGGCTGCCGGGCTGAAGGCCCCGGTAGGCCTGATCGATGCGGTCATGAAGGCGATGGCGGTGCCGGATGATTCAGCACCTCTGGCCGTGGACCGGAAGGGCAAGTCAGTGATCGTCCCGGGCTGGAAAATCACGGAGCGCGTGCCGCTCAGCGAGGACCTGAACGACCACATGGAGCGCGAGGTTCTGCCGTACGCGCCTGGTGCGCAGTGGGACGAGAATAAAGCTAAGCACGGCACCGACATCCCGTTCACCCGGATCTTCTACGTTCCCGAAGAGCCACGGCCCCTCGCGTCAATCGACGCTGATGTAGAGAGACTCATGGCTGATCTCGCAACTGCGTTCAAGGGTGTGAGTGAAGAATGA
- a CDS encoding substrate-binding domain-containing protein, translated as MRDLRRAPAALLTAGLALSLAACAAQGEETLTIGGSSTVQPITELVGREAGIAVDVAAEGTLDGFERFCTGETDANNASEAIPQEYLDLCAENGIEFVELPLGLDAISLVRHRDNDQLRDVSLEELQRLWEPGSTVTRWSDLREDLPDEEIVLHGRGEGSGTFEFFTHHVTGKAGQIREDYRATDDLDEMAELLAEEPYGIGFMGVGNYLGADDEALAQLSTVSVDGVEPSLEAAQSGEYAPLTRPLFLYVNADRLEESDTLREFAEAYVDSAYEVMPRVFFYRLPEESYTTVRERLDARETGSLYEGDPFREESVVELLEGS; from the coding sequence ATGCGTGATCTGCGCCGGGCGCCCGCCGCCCTGCTCACCGCCGGCCTGGCCCTCTCCCTCGCGGCCTGCGCCGCGCAGGGGGAGGAGACCCTCACCATCGGCGGCTCCTCCACCGTGCAGCCGATCACCGAGCTCGTCGGCCGGGAGGCCGGCATCGCCGTGGACGTCGCGGCCGAGGGCACCCTCGACGGCTTCGAGCGCTTCTGCACCGGGGAGACCGACGCGAACAACGCCTCCGAGGCGATCCCGCAGGAGTACCTGGACCTGTGCGCCGAGAACGGCATCGAGTTCGTCGAGCTGCCCCTCGGCCTGGACGCGATCTCGCTCGTGCGCCACCGCGACAACGACCAGCTGCGCGATGTGAGCCTCGAGGAGCTGCAGCGGCTGTGGGAGCCGGGATCCACCGTCACCCGCTGGTCGGATCTGCGCGAGGACCTGCCGGACGAGGAGATCGTCCTGCACGGCCGCGGGGAGGGCTCCGGCACCTTCGAGTTCTTCACCCATCACGTCACCGGGAAGGCCGGGCAGATCCGCGAGGACTACCGCGCCACCGACGATCTCGACGAGATGGCCGAGCTGCTCGCCGAGGAGCCGTACGGGATCGGGTTCATGGGCGTGGGGAACTATCTGGGGGCGGACGACGAAGCCCTCGCGCAGCTCTCCACCGTCTCCGTGGACGGGGTCGAGCCCTCGCTGGAGGCGGCGCAGAGCGGCGAGTACGCGCCGCTGACCAGGCCGTTGTTCCTGTACGTCAACGCGGACAGGCTCGAGGAGAGTGACACCCTGCGCGAGTTCGCGGAGGCCTACGTCGACTCCGCGTACGAGGTCATGCCGCGGGTGTTCTTCTACCGCCTGCCGGAGGAGTCGTACACGACGGTGCGGGAGCGCCTGGACGCACGGGAGACGGGGTCGCTGTACGAGGGCGATCCGTTCCGGGAGGAGTCGGTGGTGGAGCTGCTCGAGGGGTCCTGA
- a CDS encoding Na/Pi cotransporter family protein, translating into MTSETVQDPALTAPSTTQAAPRSPLESLGLRGRALKAGNWIAVALGIYLLITAVNVIGDGFKAATGGQAEELFAFAENPIVALMIGVLATGLIQSSSTTTSIVVGLAAGGLPMSICIPMLMGANIGTTLTSTIVSLGMARDPESFRRGFAAASVHDMFNLLAVVLLLPLELLTGFLERSSAWLSAQMVGSDGGVVAVVFGGLGAVVSAITEPLATFIGVLVGWIPQPWSGILLIAIGIALILLVINAIGALLKVVMVGRAKQVLHGAIGRGPLSGIFSGMLVTVMVQSSSTTTSLMVPLAGSGTFSLKQIYPFTLGANIGTTITALIAAFAFTGVEASFALQAAIVHLSFNIVATALIYGVPFLRRLPLSGAVLLGELGARNKLYVLAWVLGVFVVLPALLILATVVL; encoded by the coding sequence ATGACCAGTGAGACCGTCCAGGATCCCGCCCTCACCGCACCGTCCACCACGCAGGCGGCCCCGCGCAGCCCGCTGGAGTCGCTCGGGCTGCGGGGACGGGCGCTCAAGGCTGGCAACTGGATCGCCGTCGCCCTCGGCATCTACCTCCTGATCACCGCGGTGAACGTCATCGGCGACGGCTTCAAGGCCGCCACCGGCGGTCAGGCCGAGGAGCTCTTCGCCTTCGCCGAGAACCCGATCGTCGCCCTGATGATCGGGGTGCTGGCCACCGGTCTGATCCAGTCCTCCTCCACCACCACCTCGATCGTCGTGGGCCTCGCCGCCGGCGGCCTGCCCATGAGCATCTGCATCCCGATGTTGATGGGCGCGAACATCGGCACCACGCTCACCTCGACCATCGTCTCGCTCGGCATGGCCCGCGATCCGGAGTCCTTCCGGCGCGGCTTCGCCGCCGCGAGCGTGCACGACATGTTCAACCTGCTGGCCGTGGTGCTCCTGCTCCCGCTCGAGCTGCTCACCGGGTTCCTCGAGCGCAGCTCCGCCTGGCTGTCGGCCCAGATGGTCGGCTCCGACGGCGGCGTGGTCGCGGTGGTCTTCGGCGGCCTCGGGGCCGTCGTCTCCGCGATCACCGAACCGCTGGCGACATTCATCGGCGTGCTCGTGGGCTGGATCCCGCAGCCGTGGTCCGGGATCCTGCTGATCGCGATCGGCATCGCCCTGATCCTGCTGGTCATCAACGCCATCGGCGCCCTGCTGAAGGTGGTGATGGTGGGGCGGGCGAAGCAGGTGCTGCACGGGGCCATCGGCCGCGGCCCGCTCTCCGGCATCTTCTCGGGAATGCTGGTGACCGTCATGGTGCAGTCCTCCTCGACCACCACCTCGCTGATGGTGCCGCTGGCGGGCTCGGGCACCTTCTCGCTCAAGCAGATCTACCCCTTCACCCTCGGCGCCAACATCGGCACCACCATCACCGCTCTCATCGCCGCGTTCGCGTTCACCGGCGTGGAGGCGTCCTTCGCCCTGCAGGCCGCGATCGTGCACCTGAGCTTCAACATCGTGGCCACCGCGCTGATCTACGGCGTGCCGTTCCTGCGCCGTCTCCCGCTCTCCGGCGCGGTGCTGCTCGGAGAGCTCGGCGCGAGGAACAAGCTGTACGTCCTCGCCTGGGTGCTCGGGGTGTTCGTGGTGCTGCCGGCCCTGCTGATCCTCGCCACCGTCGTGCTGTGA
- a CDS encoding formate--tetrahydrofolate ligase: protein MSAENPDLAIAQAATLKPITEIAERAGVPAEALVPYGTHKAKVDVRRMTPTGRTGRLVLVSAMSPTPAGEGKSTTTVGLADAFSLQGHRTMVALREPALGPIMGIKGGATGGGHAQVVPMEDINLHFTGDFHAIQIANNTLAALVDNHLHQGNALNIDPRRIQWKRVVDVNDRALRKITIGLGGPAQGVPREDGFDIVVASEIMAVLCLATDLEDLQARIDRIVVGFTYDRDPVSVADLGVGGAITMLLKDALLPNLVQTLGGTPALVHGGPFANIAHGCNSLAATRLALSLADITVTEAGFGSDLGAEKFLDIKSRLGGLSPDAAVVVATVRALKMHGGVAKADLAAENIDAALAGTANLARHVQNMRRFGIEPVIALNRFPTDTDTELEAVLGWAREQGFRAALSEVWAHGGEGGLAVAEQVLAAIEHDRPDFHHLYDPAAGVEETLRTLAREIYGADDVVFEDRAPAQLRMLKRNGWDTLPVCVAKTQYSFSDDPTALGAPTGHVLHVRDLVPKIGAGFVVALTGAVMTMPGLPREPAALRMGLTESGESVGLF from the coding sequence ATGTCTGCCGAGAACCCGGACCTCGCGATCGCCCAGGCGGCGACGCTGAAGCCCATCACCGAGATCGCCGAGCGGGCCGGGGTGCCGGCCGAGGCGCTGGTGCCCTACGGCACCCACAAGGCCAAGGTGGACGTGCGCCGGATGACCCCGACGGGGCGCACCGGCCGCCTGGTGCTGGTCTCCGCGATGAGCCCCACCCCGGCCGGCGAGGGAAAGTCCACCACCACCGTGGGCCTGGCGGACGCCTTCTCGCTGCAGGGGCACCGCACGATGGTGGCGCTGCGCGAACCGGCGCTGGGCCCGATCATGGGCATCAAGGGCGGCGCCACCGGGGGCGGGCACGCCCAGGTCGTGCCGATGGAGGACATCAACCTCCACTTCACCGGCGACTTCCACGCCATCCAGATCGCGAACAACACCCTCGCAGCGCTGGTGGACAACCACCTCCACCAGGGCAACGCCCTGAACATCGACCCCCGCCGCATCCAGTGGAAGCGCGTGGTGGACGTCAACGACCGCGCCCTGCGGAAGATCACCATCGGCCTGGGCGGCCCCGCCCAGGGCGTGCCCCGCGAGGACGGCTTCGACATCGTGGTCGCCTCCGAGATCATGGCCGTGCTGTGCCTGGCCACCGACCTGGAGGACCTGCAGGCCCGGATCGACCGGATCGTGGTGGGCTTCACCTACGACCGCGACCCGGTCTCGGTCGCGGATCTGGGGGTGGGCGGCGCGATCACGATGCTGCTCAAGGACGCCCTGCTGCCCAACCTGGTGCAGACCCTCGGCGGCACGCCCGCGCTGGTGCACGGCGGGCCGTTCGCGAACATCGCCCACGGCTGCAACTCCCTGGCCGCCACCCGGCTCGCGCTCTCCCTCGCGGACATCACGGTCACCGAGGCCGGCTTCGGCTCGGACCTGGGCGCGGAGAAGTTCCTGGACATCAAGTCGCGCCTGGGCGGCCTCTCGCCGGACGCCGCCGTGGTGGTCGCCACCGTGCGCGCCCTGAAGATGCACGGCGGGGTGGCCAAGGCCGATCTCGCCGCCGAGAACATCGACGCGGCGCTGGCCGGCACCGCGAATCTGGCCCGCCACGTGCAGAACATGCGCCGCTTCGGGATCGAGCCGGTGATCGCCCTGAACCGCTTCCCCACCGACACGGACACGGAGCTGGAGGCCGTGCTCGGCTGGGCGCGGGAGCAGGGCTTCCGGGCGGCGCTGTCCGAGGTGTGGGCGCACGGCGGCGAGGGCGGGCTGGCCGTCGCCGAGCAGGTGCTCGCCGCCATCGAGCACGACCGCCCCGACTTCCACCACCTCTACGACCCGGCCGCCGGGGTCGAGGAGACGCTGCGCACCCTGGCCCGGGAGATCTACGGCGCCGACGACGTGGTGTTCGAGGACCGCGCCCCGGCGCAGCTGCGGATGCTGAAGCGCAACGGCTGGGACACGCTGCCGGTGTGCGTGGCGAAGACCCAGTACTCCTTCTCCGACGATCCGACGGCGCTGGGCGCCCCCACCGGGCACGTGCTGCACGTGCGGGACCTGGTCCCGAAGATCGGGGCGGGCTTCGTGGTCGCGCTGACGGGTGCGGTGATGACGATGCCGGGCCTGCCCCGGGAGCCCGCCGCGCTGCGCATGGGCCTCACCGAGTCCGGGGAGTCCGTGGGACTGTTCTGA
- a CDS encoding cation:proton antiporter, which yields MTPVEIVSGVLIGAGLLLGVVSAVGLNRFDGVLMRIHAASKPQVLGLILVFSGAALAARSWTLAGLLLVVLLAQMLTVPVSSVMVGRAAFRRGFVRGGDYAIDELSPRLADAGDEDDDEDGFLDEEGDDHRGMIDGAQDRFPENVVTVTSEPLTDPNWEEPEGGADRVEDEDVIDIDLYDETEREAEEVAERDARP from the coding sequence ATGACACCGGTCGAGATCGTCTCCGGCGTGCTGATCGGCGCCGGGCTGCTGCTGGGCGTGGTCTCCGCGGTGGGGCTGAACCGCTTCGACGGGGTGCTGATGCGGATCCACGCCGCCTCGAAGCCGCAGGTGCTGGGCCTGATCCTGGTGTTCTCCGGGGCGGCGCTGGCGGCGCGCTCCTGGACCCTGGCCGGGCTGCTGCTGGTGGTGCTGCTCGCCCAGATGCTCACGGTGCCCGTCTCGAGCGTGATGGTGGGCCGCGCCGCCTTCCGGCGCGGCTTCGTGCGCGGCGGCGACTACGCGATCGACGAGCTCAGCCCCCGGCTGGCCGATGCGGGGGACGAGGACGACGACGAGGACGGCTTCCTCGACGAGGAGGGCGACGACCATCGCGGCATGATCGACGGCGCCCAGGACCGCTTCCCGGAGAACGTGGTCACCGTGACCTCGGAGCCCCTCACCGATCCGAACTGGGAGGAGCCCGAGGGCGGCGCGGACCGGGTCGAGGACGAGGACGTCATCGACATCGACCTGTACGACGAGACCGAGCGCGAGGCCGAGGAGGTCGCCGAGCGCGACGCCCGGCCCTGA
- a CDS encoding monovalent cation/H+ antiporter complex subunit F, giving the protein MSAFEILLLVCAAVLAAAALAVTFRMIVGPTILDRAIASDSLVTLVVMGMALYAAGTRTTWAGPVMLALTGLAFIGTVTFARFVAREDLHRGVQRPHVEEPATETAAHEAVHFGPFAQEPAGPEHADAADGPVAGADGPVNRAGDLSGLGAAWAADAAHASPWGEEGSARWGEETETSSPGSEDEEAPARGGRDEEPEGPTGGAR; this is encoded by the coding sequence ATGAGCGCCTTCGAAATCCTGCTGCTGGTGTGCGCGGCGGTGCTCGCCGCGGCGGCGCTCGCGGTGACCTTTCGCATGATCGTGGGCCCCACCATCCTGGACCGTGCGATCGCGAGCGACTCGCTGGTCACCCTGGTGGTGATGGGGATGGCGCTGTACGCGGCGGGGACCCGCACCACCTGGGCGGGGCCGGTGATGCTGGCGCTGACGGGGCTGGCCTTCATCGGCACCGTCACCTTCGCGCGCTTCGTGGCCCGCGAGGACCTGCACCGGGGCGTGCAGCGCCCCCACGTGGAGGAGCCCGCCACCGAGACCGCCGCGCACGAGGCGGTCCACTTCGGGCCCTTCGCGCAGGAGCCCGCCGGACCGGAGCACGCCGACGCCGCCGACGGCCCGGTCGCGGGGGCCGACGGCCCGGTGAACCGGGCGGGCGACCTCTCCGGCCTGGGGGCCGCGTGGGCGGCGGACGCCGCGCACGCCTCGCCCTGGGGCGAGGAGGGCTCCGCGCGGTGGGGCGAGGAGACGGAGACGTCCTCCCCCGGGAGCGAGGACGAGGAGGCACCCGCGCGAGGGGGCCGGGACGAGGAGCCCGAGGGGCCGACGGGGGGAGCGCGATGA
- a CDS encoding Na+/H+ antiporter subunit E: protein MIARRLTDLRRSWLWMLLSVALWCLLWGAVDLRTVLGGAMVAVLVFALFPMPPTGHELTLRPLRFTLFVLRFLVDCAISAVQVGYFALRPGPQPPSSVIAVRTASRSDFFLTFTGVLCTLIPGSVVVEAQRSTGMLFLHTFNAGTPEAVERARRDVLAQEERLLWAVARREVLEEAGLR, encoded by the coding sequence ATGATCGCCCGGCGACTGACCGACCTGCGCCGCTCCTGGCTGTGGATGCTGCTCTCGGTGGCGCTGTGGTGCCTGCTCTGGGGCGCGGTGGACCTGCGCACCGTGCTGGGCGGGGCCATGGTGGCGGTGCTGGTGTTCGCGCTGTTCCCGATGCCGCCCACCGGGCACGAGCTCACGCTGCGCCCGCTGCGGTTCACCCTGTTCGTGCTGCGCTTCCTGGTGGACTGCGCGATCTCGGCGGTGCAGGTGGGGTACTTCGCGCTGCGGCCCGGCCCGCAGCCGCCCAGCTCCGTGATCGCCGTGCGCACGGCCTCCCGCTCGGACTTCTTCCTCACCTTCACCGGGGTGCTGTGCACGCTGATCCCCGGCTCGGTGGTGGTGGAGGCGCAGCGCTCCACCGGCATGCTCTTCCTGCACACCTTCAACGCGGGCACGCCCGAGGCGGTGGAGCGGGCGCGGCGCGACGTGCTCGCGCAGGAGGAGCGCCTGCTCTGGGCGGTGGCGCGCCGCGAGGTGCTCGAGGAAGCGGGGCTGCGATGA
- a CDS encoding Na+/H+ antiporter subunit D — protein sequence MSIELLLALPVMLPLAGAAFTLLLRHYTRIQLWVAILTLVAIFTVSLVLGYHVIQNGVLALQIGNWTPQLGIVLVADRLTALMLLVSSFVTLAVLVYSSAQTVSENVERTPVAIYHPTYLALVAGVSMAFLAGDLFNLYVGFEVLLAASYVLLTLGGSASRVRAATTYVIVSLLSSVIFLAAVAGVYSAVGTVNLAEMAVRLDALPPGTRMILELTLLVAFGIKAALFPLSAWLPDSYPTAPAPVTAVFAGLLTKVGIYAILRLETLLFPASQTSTLLLVAAALSLVIGIFGAVAQTDLKRVLSFTLVSHMGYMLFGIGMTTQMGMAATIFYVAHHITVQSTLFLVAGLIEHRGGTTNLIRLGGLQKLAPVLAVLFFVPAMNLAGIPPFSGFIGKVGLIEAGIAYDRTSGWILIGISVLTSLLTLYAIAKIWNRAFWQEPSEEIIARQAPLPRVMGGATAAMIVFSLGLSVLAGPLMTYADEAASSVLERAPYVSAVLGEPAAEQLEYRIDDAGQRLDGEGREVDE from the coding sequence ATGAGCATCGAGCTGCTGCTGGCGCTGCCGGTGATGCTGCCCCTGGCGGGCGCCGCGTTCACCCTGCTGCTGCGCCACTACACCCGGATCCAGCTCTGGGTCGCGATCCTCACCCTGGTCGCGATCTTCACCGTCTCCCTGGTGCTGGGCTACCACGTGATCCAGAACGGGGTGCTGGCCCTGCAGATCGGGAACTGGACCCCGCAGCTGGGGATCGTGCTGGTGGCGGACCGGCTCACCGCGCTGATGCTGCTGGTCTCCAGCTTCGTCACCCTCGCGGTGCTGGTGTACTCGAGCGCGCAGACCGTGAGCGAGAACGTGGAGCGCACCCCGGTGGCGATCTACCACCCCACCTACCTGGCGCTCGTGGCCGGGGTGTCGATGGCGTTCCTCGCCGGGGACCTGTTCAACCTCTACGTGGGCTTCGAGGTGCTGCTGGCGGCGAGCTACGTGCTGCTCACCCTGGGCGGCTCCGCCTCCCGGGTGCGGGCGGCGACCACCTACGTGATCGTCTCGCTGCTGAGCTCGGTGATCTTCCTGGCCGCGGTGGCCGGGGTGTACTCCGCCGTGGGCACCGTGAACCTCGCCGAGATGGCGGTCCGGCTGGATGCGCTCCCGCCCGGCACCCGCATGATCCTGGAGCTCACGCTGCTGGTGGCCTTCGGCATCAAGGCCGCGCTGTTCCCGCTCAGCGCCTGGCTGCCGGACTCGTACCCCACGGCGCCCGCCCCGGTCACGGCCGTGTTCGCGGGACTGCTCACGAAGGTGGGCATCTACGCGATCCTGCGCCTGGAGACCCTGCTGTTCCCCGCCTCGCAGACCTCCACCCTGCTGCTCGTGGCCGCGGCGCTGAGCCTGGTGATCGGGATCTTCGGCGCCGTCGCGCAGACGGACCTCAAGCGCGTGCTCTCCTTCACGCTGGTCTCCCACATGGGCTACATGCTGTTCGGGATCGGGATGACCACCCAGATGGGGATGGCCGCGACGATCTTCTACGTCGCCCACCACATCACCGTGCAGTCCACGCTGTTCCTGGTGGCCGGTCTGATCGAGCACCGCGGCGGCACCACGAACCTGATCCGGCTGGGCGGGCTGCAGAAGCTCGCCCCGGTGCTCGCGGTGCTGTTCTTCGTGCCCGCCATGAACCTCGCCGGGATCCCGCCGTTCTCCGGGTTCATCGGCAAGGTGGGGCTGATCGAGGCGGGCATCGCCTACGACCGCACCTCCGGCTGGATCCTCATCGGCATCAGCGTGCTCACCAGCCTGCTCACCCTGTATGCGATCGCGAAGATCTGGAACCGCGCCTTCTGGCAGGAGCCCAGCGAGGAGATAATCGCCCGCCAGGCGCCGCTGCCGCGCGTGATGGGCGGGGCCACCGCCGCGATGATCGTGTTCTCACTGGGGCTGTCGGTGCTGGCGGGCCCGCTGATGACGTACGCGGACGAGGCGGCGAGCTCGGTGCTGGAGCGGGCCCCGTACGTGAGCGCGGTGCTGGGCGAGCCGGCGGCCGAGCAGCTCGAGTACCGGATCGACGACGCGGGCCAGCGGCTCGACGGCGAGGGCCGGGAGGTGGACGAATGA
- a CDS encoding Na(+)/H(+) antiporter subunit C, with the protein MPVSLALLLTAGVLVACGVYLVLERTLSRIVLGFVLLGNGVNLLFIIAAGTPGLPPFEGSGDPEEMTDPLPFAMVLTAIVISLGITAFGMALSYRAWQLFGHDEVPDDVEDRRVLRRRRRRTEDAEALPWSQALSEESRRGALAQSQGMVPAEEEDPLSADLTSAEDVPQDATEADEGEA; encoded by the coding sequence ATGCCCGTTAGCCTCGCCCTGCTGCTCACCGCCGGCGTGCTCGTCGCGTGCGGCGTCTACCTCGTGCTCGAACGCACCCTCTCCCGCATCGTGCTGGGCTTCGTGCTGCTGGGCAACGGGGTGAACCTGCTGTTCATCATCGCCGCGGGCACCCCCGGCCTGCCGCCGTTCGAGGGCAGCGGGGACCCCGAGGAGATGACCGATCCGCTGCCCTTCGCGATGGTGCTCACCGCGATCGTGATCTCGCTGGGCATCACCGCCTTCGGCATGGCGCTGTCCTACCGCGCCTGGCAGCTGTTCGGCCACGACGAGGTCCCGGACGACGTCGAGGACCGCCGCGTGCTGCGCCGGCGTCGCCGCCGCACCGAGGACGCCGAAGCGCTGCCCTGGTCGCAGGCGCTCTCCGAGGAGTCGCGCCGCGGCGCCCTCGCCCAGTCCCAGGGGATGGTCCCCGCCGAGGAGGAGGACCCGCTGAGCGCCGACCTGACCAGTGCGGAGGACGTCCCGCAGGACGCCACCGAGGCCGACGAGGGGGAGGCATGA